In Idiomarina sp. PL1-037, a single genomic region encodes these proteins:
- a CDS encoding diguanylate cyclase — translation MTIEGIPCCLVEFLSNDPHGSCYLSLPSSHRLNSIIESTDAGTWEWNVQTDELIINERWASMVGYTIEELKPISTKTWLSILHKADHEKFQRVFQSHVLGKTSFYSADLRLKHKQGHEVWIRDHGKIVTRTEEGEPEWFSGTHIDITELKQLERELKSSQKTLQTAQEIAQLGYWSFTLSDNSLTWSPIIFNMLGLSPKTTAASLFLFKELLHPDDENLFEDSRERLFNSKVFDKTHRIRHSDGHYLWVHIYAQWQQDGEVLVGTIHDITQQKELELELLNQSRIDSLTGLANRRYFIEQIERAITRSKRTSSQLSLLVIDVDLFKKINDRFGHSTGDRVLEKLAKIMSERVRSSDLVARIGGEEFAVMLPDTTINDAFKLAEELKEAVNSQPIQLKDNQLSLSVTIGVSSLSDENSNWSSLYGEADNAMYQGKKDGRNRVFITK, via the coding sequence ATGACTATTGAAGGTATTCCATGCTGCCTGGTCGAATTTCTCAGTAATGACCCACACGGTTCTTGTTACTTATCATTGCCAAGCTCTCATCGACTCAATAGCATTATCGAAAGCACTGATGCTGGCACTTGGGAATGGAACGTACAAACTGATGAACTCATTATTAATGAGCGATGGGCGTCTATGGTCGGCTACACCATCGAGGAACTTAAACCAATCAGTACTAAAACCTGGCTCAGTATCCTCCATAAAGCTGACCATGAAAAGTTTCAGCGAGTTTTCCAGTCGCATGTTCTTGGCAAAACATCTTTTTACAGCGCAGATTTAAGACTAAAGCATAAACAAGGACATGAGGTATGGATCAGAGATCACGGCAAAATTGTTACGCGCACTGAAGAAGGTGAGCCAGAGTGGTTCTCCGGAACGCATATTGATATTACAGAACTAAAACAGTTAGAGCGTGAACTTAAAAGCAGCCAAAAAACACTTCAAACTGCACAAGAAATAGCTCAGCTGGGCTATTGGTCTTTCACACTATCGGATAACTCATTGACCTGGTCACCCATTATTTTCAATATGCTTGGCCTCAGCCCTAAAACAACAGCAGCATCCCTGTTCTTGTTCAAAGAGCTGTTACACCCTGATGATGAAAATCTTTTTGAGGACAGTCGAGAGCGTTTATTTAATTCAAAAGTCTTCGATAAGACTCACCGTATCCGACACTCAGACGGACACTACTTATGGGTTCATATATATGCTCAATGGCAGCAAGATGGAGAGGTATTAGTTGGGACCATACATGACATTACCCAACAAAAAGAGCTGGAGCTCGAACTACTTAATCAATCACGTATTGACTCGTTAACGGGCCTAGCCAACCGGCGCTATTTTATTGAGCAAATTGAGCGCGCAATTACACGCTCAAAAAGAACATCAAGCCAGCTTTCTCTGCTGGTCATCGACGTTGACCTTTTCAAAAAGATAAATGACAGATTCGGTCACAGTACAGGCGACCGCGTCTTAGAGAAGTTGGCAAAAATTATGAGCGAAAGAGTTAGGAGCTCTGATCTTGTCGCTCGTATTGGTGGTGAAGAGTTCGCTGTCATGTTGCCAGATACCACTATCAATGACGCATTCAAACTCGCTGAAGAATTGAAAGAAGCCGTTAACTCTCAACCTATACAACTTAAAGACAATCAACTTTCTCTTTCTGTCACTATTGGAGTCAGCAGCCTATCTGACGAAAACTCAAACTGGTCCTCGCTCTATGGCGAAGCCGATAATGCCATGTATCAAGGCAAAAAAGACGGCCGAAACCGTGTTTTTATCACTAAG
- a CDS encoding DUF5666 domain-containing protein → MRFKQSLLVLAISGALTACGGSSSDSTNDNTSGENNNGDTSTTTTTVVSEGVITGFGSVYVNGQRYGSDNATIAVGNSPAADEAQLRVGMVVTVAASASDDGNDPEAEQITYEESLQGPVAFIDREAEQIEVLGQTVIYDELTEFEEADINTLTIGDFVEISGYVNEDGAFYATLVELENDETEIKLKGNVANLNTDTETFTLGELTINYSAAEFDDMNADDLADGLFVKVEGEAYDNESMTLTADEVENKEQNGLDEDTDEITIAGIVKNYDADAGTFSVNQYDFVLGESTEFEDGTADTLANGIIVKVEAEFDGEQLVADEIEFKARNARSKVEGQVTDIDSEAMTFVLNGTTFSITPETQYEDESDLDERRFTFENIAANDWLKVVSRQNQEGDTVALKVKRIDEDDRDGEVKGRVTDVTTDGMRVANVAVRFADNVEFEDDDDTISIDDFIALVESRNAVIVEAEGEYVNGSLLATEVEIENVSGEDDDSDDERPDNTGKAEFEGAVESIEGDSVFVNGKELRFAEDAELEFNDEEIDVATFIAALEVGTVIEIEGRWVEQSYILVEEAEIENDNGEE, encoded by the coding sequence ATGCGTTTTAAACAGTCCCTTTTAGTCTTAGCAATATCCGGCGCGCTCACGGCGTGTGGCGGAAGCTCAAGCGACTCTACCAACGACAATACAAGCGGCGAAAACAATAACGGCGACACATCAACCACAACAACGACCGTTGTCAGTGAGGGTGTGATCACAGGCTTTGGCAGTGTGTATGTCAATGGCCAGCGATACGGCTCTGACAATGCCACTATCGCGGTCGGTAACTCGCCAGCAGCCGATGAAGCGCAACTAAGAGTGGGCATGGTAGTCACTGTCGCCGCTTCTGCATCCGATGACGGCAACGACCCGGAGGCAGAGCAAATCACTTATGAAGAAAGCCTGCAAGGCCCGGTTGCCTTCATTGACAGAGAAGCAGAGCAAATTGAGGTACTGGGTCAAACGGTTATTTATGATGAGTTAACTGAGTTTGAAGAAGCCGATATTAACACTTTAACCATTGGCGATTTTGTCGAAATAAGCGGCTACGTCAATGAAGACGGTGCGTTTTACGCTACCCTGGTTGAGCTGGAAAACGATGAAACGGAAATTAAGCTCAAAGGCAACGTTGCCAATTTAAACACAGACACTGAAACGTTTACGCTGGGTGAGTTAACCATTAACTATTCTGCAGCAGAATTTGACGATATGAACGCCGACGACCTTGCTGACGGACTGTTCGTGAAAGTCGAAGGCGAAGCTTACGATAATGAGTCCATGACCCTAACAGCAGACGAGGTCGAGAACAAAGAGCAGAATGGCCTCGACGAAGACACCGATGAAATCACCATTGCCGGTATCGTTAAAAACTATGACGCCGATGCCGGAACGTTCTCAGTAAATCAATACGACTTCGTCTTGGGTGAAAGCACTGAGTTTGAAGACGGCACTGCCGATACCTTAGCCAACGGTATTATCGTAAAAGTCGAAGCCGAGTTTGACGGTGAGCAGTTGGTTGCCGATGAGATAGAGTTCAAGGCCCGGAACGCGCGCAGTAAAGTCGAAGGTCAAGTAACAGACATTGACAGTGAAGCCATGACGTTTGTGCTTAATGGGACAACCTTTAGTATCACACCAGAGACTCAGTATGAGGATGAATCGGACTTAGACGAGCGCCGCTTCACATTTGAAAACATTGCTGCTAACGACTGGCTGAAGGTCGTCTCGCGTCAGAACCAAGAAGGCGATACGGTTGCACTGAAAGTAAAACGCATTGACGAAGATGACCGTGACGGCGAAGTGAAAGGCCGCGTGACGGATGTTACGACCGACGGTATGCGTGTCGCAAATGTCGCCGTACGTTTTGCCGACAACGTAGAATTTGAAGACGATGACGACACAATTTCTATTGATGACTTTATTGCATTAGTCGAAAGCCGTAATGCGGTTATTGTGGAAGCCGAAGGTGAATACGTTAACGGCTCGCTACTGGCCACTGAAGTTGAGATTGAAAACGTTAGCGGAGAGGATGACGATAGTGACGATGAACGTCCTGACAACACAGGCAAAGCAGAATTTGAGGGCGCCGTAGAATCTATTGAAGGTGACTCTGTTTTTGTGAACGGCAAAGAGCTTCGCTTTGCTGAAGACGCAGAGCTTGAATTCAACGATGAAGAAATCGACGTCGCAACATTTATCGCAGCCCTTGAAGTCGGCACGGTTATTGAAATAGAAGGCCGCTGGGTTGAACAAAGCTACATCCTAGTAGAAGAAGCCGAAATCGAAAACGACAACGGCGAAGAATAA
- a CDS encoding BrnT family toxin yields MLFFEFDGAKSLSNMQKHGIDFYSAQSLWNDPELIEIPAKTEDEKRYLVIAKYKGKHWSAVITYRTRAIRIISVRRSRHSEVKLYESE; encoded by the coding sequence ATGTTGTTTTTCGAGTTTGATGGGGCAAAGAGTTTGTCAAACATGCAAAAGCATGGAATTGATTTTTACTCTGCTCAATCTCTTTGGAATGACCCGGAGTTAATTGAAATTCCGGCTAAAACTGAAGATGAAAAGCGTTATTTAGTTATAGCTAAGTACAAAGGAAAGCATTGGTCAGCTGTGATTACTTATCGAACAAGAGCAATCAGAATTATTTCTGTCAGACGCTCTAGGCATAGCGAGGTGAAGCTTTATGAAAGCGAGTGA
- the brnA gene encoding type II toxin-antitoxin system BrnA family antitoxin translates to MKASEFDKKFDSDEDVMDELELEKAKRPMRKQKRVNVDFPEWMLDSLDEEAARIGVTRQSIIKVWLAERLEQIERNL, encoded by the coding sequence ATGAAAGCGAGTGAATTTGACAAAAAGTTTGATTCAGATGAAGACGTTATGGATGAGCTTGAGCTGGAAAAGGCGAAAAGACCCATGCGCAAACAAAAGCGAGTGAATGTGGATTTTCCTGAATGGATGCTAGACTCTTTAGATGAAGAGGCTGCCCGCATTGGAGTAACAAGACAATCTATTATTAAAGTCTGGTTAGCTGAGCGGCTTGAGCAAATTGAAAGGAACCTATAG